A window of Pyrobaculum aerophilum str. IM2 contains these coding sequences:
- a CDS encoding MBL fold metallo-hydrolase, with amino-acid sequence MEIYVIGYGGWISNPLLGYPSLYIKTDINVLIDAGECTFAKMATCHLPWPDVVFISHKHGDHILGLPTFMLMARRLGKRIKIVANKETLEAARALALITGIENALQHVEFIEAENALRIGETSFAFAATAHPVPTLAIRVEHGGKCVTYSSDTSPSDKLIELARGCDLLIHEASGNPGQEEEAHKVGHSTTADAVNIALKAGVKMLMPIHFYLEPPVVPQGVTIVIPTPCGKIVV; translated from the coding sequence GTGGAAATCTACGTAATTGGCTACGGAGGCTGGATATCTAACCCCCTGTTGGGATATCCGTCTCTCTATATTAAAACTGATATAAATGTTCTTATTGATGCAGGTGAATGTACTTTTGCTAAAATGGCCACGTGTCACCTGCCGTGGCCAGACGTAGTATTCATAAGCCACAAGCACGGCGACCATATACTAGGGTTGCCGACTTTTATGCTAATGGCAAGGAGGCTCGGAAAGAGGATAAAAATAGTAGCGAATAAGGAGACGCTTGAAGCGGCAAGGGCCTTGGCCTTAATAACCGGAATTGAGAACGCATTACAACACGTCGAGTTTATTGAGGCTGAAAACGCGTTAAGAATAGGAGAGACTAGTTTTGCCTTTGCCGCAACGGCACATCCCGTGCCCACTCTCGCGATACGGGTTGAACACGGGGGGAAGTGCGTTACATATAGCTCGGATACAAGCCCCTCGGATAAATTAATCGAATTGGCGCGCGGTTGCGACTTGTTAATCCATGAGGCGTCGGGAAATCCGGGGCAAGAGGAGGAGGCCCATAAAGTAGGTCACAGCACAACGGCTGACGCAGTTAATATAGCTCTGAAAGCGGGGGTGAAAATGTTAATGCCTATCCACTTCTACTTAGAGCCTCCGGTAGTGCCGCAGGGCGTTACTATAGTCATCCCAACGCCCTGCGGCAAGATAGTAGTATGA
- a CDS encoding GTP-dependent dephospho-CoA kinase family protein has product MSCFKLTRRRDLFAFPYPVAIWRDPPRSVEVVKDIAESYGAERIYTVGDVVTQNFFKHGLIPTSAAVDEKTRRGVRIEQLAVFKRVIKVNNPPGYITEEAWSAVEEAVRGGVIIKVEGEEDMLSLAFIKLAPPKSIVAYGHYLGALIALPVDWYKEYVLKLFDYLEKC; this is encoded by the coding sequence ATGAGTTGTTTTAAACTTACGCGAAGACGCGACCTTTTCGCGTTCCCATATCCCGTGGCCATCTGGAGAGATCCGCCGCGGTCTGTGGAGGTGGTCAAAGACATAGCGGAAAGTTACGGAGCCGAGCGCATATACACTGTCGGCGATGTTGTTACGCAGAATTTTTTCAAACATGGCCTAATTCCCACTTCGGCCGCAGTGGATGAAAAGACCAGAAGAGGTGTGAGAATAGAACAATTAGCCGTCTTTAAAAGAGTAATTAAGGTGAACAACCCCCCTGGGTACATAACGGAAGAGGCTTGGTCAGCGGTGGAGGAGGCTGTCAGGGGGGGAGTGATTATCAAAGTAGAGGGAGAAGAGGACATGCTCTCGCTTGCGTTTATCAAACTGGCGCCTCCTAAATCCATAGTGGCCTACGGCCACTACCTCGGGGCGCTCATCGCGTTGCCCGTTGATTGGTATAAAGAGTACGTATTAAAGCTCTTTGACTACTTGGAAAAATGTTAA
- a CDS encoding thioredoxin domain-containing protein, with protein MKPVTLLAVAVTVFVVIAAITVYSRLAQFTPPQQIDVSGLPLPKWAISFGKTDAPITIIELYDLHCPFCAIAHERLDPLYRELLNSGKLRLVFLDLIVHPDALQAHQYLHCAYRQLGNKTYDLITQLYRLLAEDEVNGPGKQLELLQQYKCGDMPSKSDFDNAVNALLKALAQKGVSISQLGTPTFIIIKNGTVNVVVGADVARVISLISQ; from the coding sequence ATGAAACCTGTAACTCTTCTGGCAGTAGCAGTAACTGTATTTGTCGTAATAGCCGCCATCACTGTATATAGCAGACTGGCCCAATTTACCCCGCCTCAACAAATTGATGTAAGCGGACTGCCCCTGCCCAAGTGGGCGATATCCTTCGGCAAGACTGATGCGCCAATTACAATAATAGAACTTTATGATCTGCACTGCCCCTTCTGCGCCATAGCTCATGAGCGCCTCGATCCGTTATACAGAGAGCTGTTAAACAGCGGCAAGCTGAGACTCGTGTTTTTAGACCTCATAGTACATCCCGATGCGTTACAAGCCCACCAGTACTTGCACTGCGCGTATAGACAGTTAGGGAATAAAACGTATGATCTCATAACGCAACTCTACCGCCTCCTCGCAGAGGACGAGGTAAACGGCCCTGGAAAACAGCTTGAACTGTTGCAACAGTATAAGTGCGGTGACATGCCGAGCAAGTCTGATTTTGACAACGCCGTCAATGCTTTGTTAAAAGCGCTGGCCCAAAAAGGAGTTTCGATTAGTCAATTAGGGACGCCTACGTTTATAATTATAAAAAACGGCACTGTTAACGTAGTAGTAGGCGCCGATGTGGCGCGAGTGATCTCTCTTATTAGTCAGTAG